Part of the Bacillota bacterium genome, ACCGGCTATGGCAACCACTCACTCTATGTCGCTGACGCCAACATATCTGTACGGGGAAAAATTAAAAACAGGAACCAGTGTAGGCCGATAGTAAGTGGTTATCGAGGAGGGGATTCTTCGGTCGCCCCAAAAAGCAGGGCTCCCTCAGAATGACAGGTTGTATTTCCTTTTTCCCTTACAGCGGGGGATGTGAGAAGGGAATTCTTCGGTCGCCTGCGGCGCCCTTCCCACCCCTGTCATTCCGAGCAAGCGTTGTTTAACAAGAACACCAACATATTGCCACAGAGAATAATGATGTAGAAACGGTAACAGCAGAGTGAAAAAATAGCGCCGCGAGGAATCTCGGGTAAAAGCAAGCGCTGTGCTATGCTATGGCAACCACTCACTCTATGTCGCTGACGCCAACATATCCGTACGGGTAAAAGATTAATTCCGGAAATAGTTTATACCAGTGGTAAAGTGTGTTCGAGGAGGGGATTCTTCGGTCGCCCTGAAAAACAGGGCTCCCTCAGAATGACAGGTAAAAGTGCTGGAGAAAAAAATGCCTCTTTTCCATCCCGAAAAATGTAGTAATCAAAAGAGCTTGTACTTCATAGTAATTATTTAAACAAGCCGATCCATGCAACCGAACCCGCATAAAATGTGGCAGAAACAAAAATTTGTTTCTTTTTTGTCGAATCTAATATATAATAATCTACAAAATGTTAATTTTATTTAATAATTCAAGTTGCAGAAAGGAAAAACCGATGAAACATTGCAAGTGCAAAAATCATTCATTTCTTGTTACCCTTGCCGTAACCTTCCTGGTTGTCATGGTCTTATCCGGGGGCTGTAACGGCCTCTCCCCGGCAAATGATGCTGATATCCAAAAAGAAGAAGCGGAAAAAGTTGATCCTGTAAACAATCAGACCAACAATCAATCCAATGGTGAAAAAACACTGACCGTAAAGCTATTTTTTGCTGACAATCGGCTGGTCGCCGAGGATCGGCCTGGCCAGTATGGGTATGTTGTGCCCGTTTTACGAAGTATCCCCTACACGCCAGACGAAACAATCGCCCTGCAGGTAACCTTGAAGGAATTGATCCGGGGCCCCCTGACCACCGATTCCGGAGACCTTTTTTATACCATTCCGGAAACAACCAAACTTCTGAGTGCCGAAATCGAAGATGAAACTGCCGTGGTCAATTTTTCCGGGGAACTGCTTACCGACAGCGCCGGGGGAACCACGGGAGGCAGAATATTTCGCGAATCGATAATCTACACCGTAACCCAATGCCCTTCAATCAAAAATCTACTCGTTCTTGTAGAGGGTGAACCCTGGTGTGATGGTCATTATATCTGGGATACGCCGCTTGGTGAAAAAGACATTGCTCCTGAATAAGCCATCTTTGCCCTTG contains:
- a CDS encoding GerMN domain-containing protein codes for the protein MKHCKCKNHSFLVTLAVTFLVVMVLSGGCNGLSPANDADIQKEEAEKVDPVNNQTNNQSNGEKTLTVKLFFADNRLVAEDRPGQYGYVVPVLRSIPYTPDETIALQVTLKELIRGPLTTDSGDLFYTIPETTKLLSAEIEDETAVVNFSGELLTDSAGGTTGGRIFRESIIYTVTQCPSIKNLLVLVEGEPWCDGHYIWDTPLGEKDIAPE